In Lathyrus oleraceus cultivar Zhongwan6 chromosome 2, CAAS_Psat_ZW6_1.0, whole genome shotgun sequence, the DNA window AAATATTTATAGCTATTTTTTTCTTGGATTTGTTGATATCGGTAACTTAATATAGAAATAAATAGTATTATATTATACTATATAATGATATatattaaaaatgaaattaattaaTATGCACTAATTCATCGTCATAATCTATTTGTATATAGATAGTTAAAATAAAAGTCAATTTTTTTGTGACATCCAACATTTTAAATTAATTGATAatgtaaaattattttatattgtcagtgtatttcaattaatttattaaaaatatataatttttatatattttatttatgtaTCTAAAAATCTAATAAAATTAATCTAAACGGTTTTAATATATATCTAATCAATAATATTTTTCCTATTTCTTTTTCTTCAAAATTTTAagatattttttttaataaaaatttctATTTCAATATCGGTAGCAAAATTGGTTGTGGCGTAACATTTGCTTTAGGTTGGGTCGACCCAGATATTTAATAAAAAAGCCAAATCCTATTTTCTAACGAGAGCTGTGATATTCAAAATCCCAAGCAAATAAACATCTAAACGACGTCGTTTCTTCTGCAACACTTTCTCAGTTTCTCTCTCAGAATTGGCCATGGCGAACGAGAACGAACCCGCGAAACTCCTGTTACCATACCTTCAACGCGCCGATGAATTGCAGAAACATGAACCTCTCGTCGCTTATTACTGTAAGatcatctttttattttttaattatagCTACGTGGCTTCTAGAATCGAAATATCCtaataatttttataattttcaattttttttttggtaattttAGGTCGACTATATGCGATGGAGCGTGGATTGAAGATTCCACAAAGTGATCGCACCAAAACCACTAATTCTCTTCTTGTTTCACTCATGAAGCAGCTCGAAAAGGTTATATACTTAATTTATCATAATTTAATTAACTATGcaaattaattttaatttatcATAATCATAAATAAATGCAAAAATTATAAGACCTTGGAAAATTTTATGTCTGATATTTTAATTGATTGGATGAATCTCGAACTTGTTTTGTGATTGGAAAGAAGAAGCAAGTTTCTATCAAAGTTAGCCCTTAAATTTACAATGTTTTAAGGGTAATTTTGGGTTTTTCAATCAAATTTGAGTTGAGACTCGCCCTTAACCTTCCTTCGTAGGTGTTTATGCACTTCAAGAGTTATCTGTGTTTTgatttataaatattttattagTTGACTTATTTGTTTAATTTTACATATGTAATTTGTCCAAAAAATGATCAAATTGAGCGGTAATCCCGCTATCCCACTTTTGGGGTTGCTCCGCTCCTCTATCCGGGAATGACTACTCTGATATAGAGTATAAACTATATTGATCGCTAATGGTGGCATTTCCGAGGAAAATCACACATTAATGCTTTACTAAATTAAAACTTCTGGACGAAGATCGGACGACTCATTTTAAGCTAGATGGATATGATTAGAATAGTGAACATGAAATGTGAGCCTTCTGATTTTGGTCCGACAATTTGTCTTAGTGATGCGTGAATGTTTGACTTCAAGGAATTTGAATCCTACAATTTACTAACTGCAGTGACTGTCATTTTGTCATTTTATCGCAGTAGTGATTTTGCTTCATGCTTGAATTTGGATGATAACAATTGATATGTTTACACGACTACCTGttctttttttttgtgtgtgtggaatgttttttttttatgttttgattGGTTATGTTTGTCACTTTTATATTAAAGGGTATCTTCAATATGCTAATAAATTATCTTCCTTTGTAATATCAATTATTATAGGATAAGAAATCAATCCAGCTGGGGCCTGAAGATAATTTATATCTTGAGGGATTTTCTTTGAATGTGTTTGGAAAAGCAGACAAGCAAGACCGTGCTGGAAGAGCAGATATGTATGTTAAATCGTTTCTTTTTATATGTTCTTGTAATGCCTATGTTCCTTTGTTATGTCTAATTGTCTATAACATCAGTTTCTTGGTTATCTGTGATAGTTTTTAACATATATTTCCGACCTTTTGCAGAAGTACGGCAAAAACATTTTATGCTGCTAGCATCTTTTTTGAGATTCTTAATCAATTTGGACCAGTTCAGCCTGATGTGTGTACTTCAATGCATTGAACCTTTATTTTTTAAGCATGTATCAATTGCATGGTTCTTGCTAGGCTTTCTTACTTGGCAATaacttgaggcaacaatataccTTGTAATATTTCTTTGAGTTTGTTTTGCAGCTGGAGCAGAAGCAGAAGTATGCAGCATGGAAAGCAGCTGATATAAGAAAGGCTTTGAAAGAAGGAAGGAAGCCCGTGGCGGGTCCACCTGCTGGCGACGAGGACCTGTCTGTTCCATCGAGTTCTCCTAGTATTAGATATGTATGATTCAAAACTCAACCCATTTTGTTATGAATTTGATCAATGCATATCAATAGattaataaatatttatacacAAATAACTTCCAGCTGTTTTATTCCTGCAGGATCCTGGGGCTACCGAAACTTCTGCTTCCAGTGCTGGGTCAGAATCTGATTCAACACGTAGTTATCATAACCCTGTCAACTTCCAGAATATGCCGAGCATTCATCCTCCACCTAAATTCAATGATACTGTTAATGATCAGAACTCTGCAAACATTCCACCATCTTCACAGTTTCATGATAGGGTAGATGATAATAAGCATTCTTCAATTGTTTCTCCATCATCTCACTCTTATACACCTGGAGTTTATCCTTCTCAAGACTTCCATCCACCTCCATCTTCCCAGGATTATCATCATCCACCTCCATCTTCCCAGGATTATCATCATCCACCTCCATCTTCCCAAGATTATCATCATCCACCACCATCCCAGGATTATAACCGTCCACCATCTTCCCAAGATTACCATCCTCCACCACCTTCCCAAGATTATCATTCTCCACCACCTTCCCAGGAGTACCATCCTCCACCACCTTCCCAAGATTATCAACCTCCTCCACCTTCCCAAGATTTCCATCATCCTCCACCTGCTAGATCAGACAGTTCTTATTCTGAGCCCTACAACCACCAGCAATACTCACCAGATCAGTCACAGAACTTAGGTCCTAATTACCCTTCTCATGAAACTCCCTCTTCTTACTCTCTTCCCCATTTTCAATCTTATCCAAGTTTCTCAGAAAGCACCCTACCATCGGTACCAGTAAACCAGACTTATTATCAAGGGCCTGATGCTTCATACTCTTCCCAGTCAGCTCCTCTAGCTTCAAACCATTCATTAAATGCCCAAAACAGTCTCAGCAGCAGAAATGGATCTATCTTGGAGCCCCAGTCAACAACTCAGACATACCAGTATGACAGCAATTACCAGCCAGCACCTGAAAGAATAGCCGAGGCACACAAAGCTGCAAGATTTGCTGTTGGGGCACTGGCATTCGATGACGTCTCAATTGCAGTAGACTACTTGAAGAAATCACTCGAGTTGCTGACAAACCCATCAGTTGGCCAGTAAGAATTTATTTAAAACTTGTAGTGGTATACATGGTGACTTGTTTTGTAATATATTATATTCATCGTGCATATAAGCGTGAAGAAACTCAGTAAACATGGCTTGAATGAAAATCGTAAAATCTTCCTGGAGTCTATTTATCTTTAATATGAAGTTACTGAAATTGGTTTCTTTGTCAAGGGGTTATGAGACATGAGATATCTGATTGATGAATCTCAGTTGTCCCGAGTCAATTTTTGTGCGACTGTTCTCAAATCTCAATTTAGGTATTTTCATTCATCTATTGACACTTGCAAAATCTGAATCTCAGCTGTAAAATTTCTTGGCACGACATGAAACTTCTTGCTTAAGAAGTTCCATGCAGAGACTACTTCAGTTTGGTCTGTGGCATAAACTAGACCAATTCCATTTCCGTTTATAACTATATTTTTCATAGCTGTATAGCCACATAGCCAGGTAAAAATAAAACTTCAAACGATCTTTCAAATGAGTCTTCTGAATAAATATTTTCTAACATTAATTGAAATTCGACTCAGTATATAAATATTGTCATGAATTATTTTATTATCTAGATTGACCGCGGTCATTTGTTACTTATGGAAGTTTTTTCCTTAGTAGTATAACATAACCATAATTACCTATTTTGATTTTCTTCACTTGTAAATTGTAGTACTTACGGGTCCATTTATGaccatttaaaaaaaaattaatgttAATTTTTGTAAAAATGAAGATTTGAAAACGCTCTTCACATAAAAGATTAGTTTAAATAGTTTGTcctaattttttttaaatatttaatctTTTTACTAAGAATTTTATTAAATgataattattttataaaaaaagaGCTTATAATGAGAATTTAttgtgttttttttattaaatttatttttaaaatatatttttttaaaaatatataatttttattatgTATAAATCAATGTTTTATAAATCGAGATCGAACTTGTGAAACAATCTATTTAAGACTCAATTGGTTTAACCGATTAAACCTATGGTCGAACAATTTATTGAGTAAATATAtaagaaaaaaattaaattttataaatATGTCACAAACAATCATATATTTATgacataataaaataaatatttcaaaaatctATTAGAAACATAATACATAAATATATAATACAGAAATATCAATAGTATCACAATATAAGTGTACACTTAATTTCATATTCATTTAAAAATAacttaaataaattaaaaaatataataaaataaaataaattaattcaaatcaaaattaaaaaaataaaatataataattaaaataaaattcaaataattaaaaatattgTACAGGATATTCTTTTTTATGATTAATTCATTTAAGAAGAAGCAGTATCATAATGATCCAACAAAGATAGCATATTTAATTGAACCAAAATAAGTAAGTTTGAATTATGATCAATAACTTATAATTGACATAGACAAATAATGTTGACTTGAACGAAAATAAATATTAAGTCGGACAATGTGATTATGTTTGATATAGACGACATGATGATGATGTAGTGTGgttgaaagaaaaaatataaaataatgATAGAACTTAAAAGTTTGTATGGTTATAaaaagaaataattttttttttgtgagTAAGGAATATTTTAAGTTTTGAAATTGATATATTAAATTTTTTCaattctttttaaaaaaaaaaatatcaaTTTGATGAATTTATTTGGTTACAAAAT includes these proteins:
- the LOC127117627 gene encoding protein HOMOLOG OF MAMMALIAN LYST-INTERACTING PROTEIN 5 isoform X1: MANENEPAKLLLPYLQRADELQKHEPLVAYYCRLYAMERGLKIPQSDRTKTTNSLLVSLMKQLEKDKKSIQLGPEDNLYLEGFSLNVFGKADKQDRAGRADISTAKTFYAASIFFEILNQFGPVQPDLEQKQKYAAWKAADIRKALKEGRKPVAGPPAGDEDLSVPSSSPSIRYDPGATETSASSAGSESDSTRSYHNPVNFQNMPSIHPPPKFNDTVNDQNSANIPPSSQFHDRVDDNKHSSIVSPSSHSYTPGVYPSQDFHPPPSSQDYHHPPPSSQDYHHPPPSSQDYHHPPPSQDYNRPPSSQDYHPPPPSQDYHSPPPSQEYHPPPPSQDYQPPPPSQDFHHPPPARSDSSYSEPYNHQQYSPDQSQNLGPNYPSHETPSSYSLPHFQSYPSFSESTLPSVPVNQTYYQGPDASYSSQSAPLASNHSLNAQNSLSSRNGSILEPQSTTQTYQYDSNYQPAPERIAEAHKAARFAVGALAFDDVSIAVDYLKKSLELLTNPSVGQ
- the LOC127117627 gene encoding protein HOMOLOG OF MAMMALIAN LYST-INTERACTING PROTEIN 5 isoform X2, which encodes MANENEPAKLLLPYLQRADELQKHEPLVAYYCRLYAMERGLKIPQSDRTKTTNSLLVSLMKQLEKDKKSIQLGPEDNLYLEGFSLNVFGKADKQDRAGRADISTAKTFYAASIFFEILNQFGPVQPDLEQKQKYAAWKAADIRKALKEGRKPVAGPPAGDEDLSVPSSSPSIRYDPGATETSASSAGSESDSTRSYHNPVNFQNMPSIHPPPKFNDTVNDQNSANIPPSSQFHDRVDDNKHSSIVSPSSHSYTPGVYPSQDFHPPPSSQDYHHPPPSSQDYHHPPPSQDYNRPPSSQDYHPPPPSQDYHSPPPSQEYHPPPPSQDYQPPPPSQDFHHPPPARSDSSYSEPYNHQQYSPDQSQNLGPNYPSHETPSSYSLPHFQSYPSFSESTLPSVPVNQTYYQGPDASYSSQSAPLASNHSLNAQNSLSSRNGSILEPQSTTQTYQYDSNYQPAPERIAEAHKAARFAVGALAFDDVSIAVDYLKKSLELLTNPSVGQ